Genomic DNA from Molothrus aeneus isolate 106 chromosome Z, BPBGC_Maene_1.0, whole genome shotgun sequence:
GGGGGGGAGGTAGGAAGGGGGAACcaagaaacaagaagaaaaaatatccaaacTATTATCTTTATGCCAAGAATGTATGCAAAACCAACTCCTTTCAGCTATAAAACAGAAGAATTAGGATACATATTCCAGAGAGATATAGTAACATTTTCAAATAACTTAAAAGATCAGATTTGTTAGATTCTTAAAAACTTGAGTAAGTATATCTTTAAAAAGTCTGCTGGCttgatttcaaataaaaaaacataATCTAAAGGTTATTGCTTTTCATGTCTATTAAGGCATGAAAAGCAATACCTGGAAGGCTGCTGTCTGTCAAAAGCAGGTTACTGTTAATTTATCACACTACAGTCTAGGGCATTAAAGTGCACTAAAATGATCCATTGAAAAGAAGATAATTTGAAAACTGTGGAAACTTACCTAGATTACTGAAACATTAAGCTAACAATGAATGGTATTGCTAGCTGGAATTTGGAAACCATTTTACATAAGaaaattttccttatttaaGTTGACTGAAGAGGTACTCCCTACAATATCAGCTCTTCTAATTATTCCATGACTAAAAGAAAACCACCACTATCATTTCCAAAAAAAGAAGATAGAAATTTAAGAAGTAAATATTGTGGCAGAAGTTATATCAAATCATGTTTATTACTTTTAATGACTGCTGCAGCAATTCAGAACTGGCAACAGAATCTGGAGGGATTAAATCCTCCTGATCAGCATAGTCCATGTATGTTGAAGTAGATGACCTCTTCTTTCATTTCACTTTACACTGCATTCATGTTATGACCTAggtcaatttttaattttcagactGCTTAAAAATGCACCAAGTAATGGTGATCTGACTGGTGACCTTGATTATAACTGCAGTGTTGTAGGTTTTCTGTCATTTTGTCTTGTGCTTGATAGGAAGGAGCAAGAGCCAAACACACACTCCCTTGTCAAACCAAACCTCAGGCAGGCAAGAGATAAAAGCACAAGTATCAGGTTTCTGGGATCAAATCACCCTTTGATCCTAAATACTTTCAGCCTGGTGATCCTTAGTGTTACAGGATACTTTGTTACCACAGTTATCATCAGTAAACCAAGTaaattgttgttgttattattattaatgccACTCAAAATGCTTATGTGTTAAGTGGGGACTGAAGTAGAGCAGTGTCTTCAATGCACTGAGCTCTTTTAGAAAGCTTTGCtatggaaaattaaattatattaggGGACTTTGAGTAGCATACGTGGTACTTCAGCGACAATTTCAGTGGATACTCATTGCTTCCCAGCAACGGTGGTCAGCTGAACTGAGAAACTGAACCAGCtttaaaccacagaaaaaaattaaaaagaaagaaagaaaattaaaaaaaaaaaagggttattCAGTAGGCAGAATGCAAACCAGTTTCCCTCCTAGATGCCCACAGGATCATAGGATCATGGTGTGAAGGCTGGTGTAAGCTGGGATGGGACTTGGGCATTTAAATTCTACCAGAGCAGGGTGACTGTTCTCTAGTCAGTtttagaggggtttttttggtagctcacttttcccagaagaaattcttccttatcTTATGGCAAACATATCCTAAACAGCTATGCTCTCTTACTTTTCCTTCTGTACAGAAGATTATCTCTTGACTCCATCTAAACAGTGATATTTGAAGCATCTAATCAAGCAGCATCTTTGCCACCTATAGTAGTTGTActattaacaacagaaatacagACAAGGTGTTACACAAATGACTAAGTACAAAGCAGGCTGAAAGAGGTAAGTTAAAGATGCTCTGACAAGTAGATTTCAAGCAACTGAGTCAGCAGTTCCGGTATCACAGAGGATATTCATGCACATTGTTTTTAGGTGCAAATTCTTAAAAACTGCTTTCTGCTAAAAATGTCTTCCAGGAAATTCCCAGTACTACATGCAGTGAAGTTTGTTGTAGCTTATGCAAAGGTGGTAAAGCACAACTGTCTGCAAGAGCATTCTTGTAGAAAAGTCAGAGGGTGGGGAAGATGGCGTATTTCCCTCAACTGCCTTGCTCACAGGCTTTAATTACCTGTTAATATGAAAGTCTCTGAAGACTCCCAGAACAGCTTTCAGGTGGTTCTGAAGGCAGAGGTTGGCAAAAACAGGCTCCATTTCAGATAAAACTGCTTGCCTCCCTATCTGTTTGCATGATCAACAGCAAGCAGTCCCTTATGTTAATGTGTAAGTAAGAGAAACTTCAGAACAAACTGCCTTTGTAAGAAACACATGCTGCAATTACAGCAACAgttcacaaataaaaaaatttagtcTGTTTTGCCATTTGCTAATACTTGTAATGAATTCCACTGCCATCTCAGGaatgagagagctggcagtaactATGCATGGCAAACCTGAATtgatacagaaggaaaaaatattatccCTCACAGTATCCTCTTCTTTTATCCCCAAGCTTCTGTGCCGCACTGCAGCAGCTAAACTAAGCAATGGCCTAATTGGAGTTAAAATTCAGATGAACAAGCTAAACCTAAAGAAGCACAGACACATGAACAAATGACCATATGGAGGTAAGGTAGGGCTTATCTTTGGTCATGTATGGAAAACTATAGCAAAAATATCTTTGGCCTTCATCATTGGGAATTATTTGTGGTATTTTCAGAGGGGACTTCAATTGTAGGAGGAGAcaatgtcatttaaaaaaataattttattttttccgtACTTAGTATTAAAATAATCTGGAATGCAAGTTGAGCTTGACAGAAAGCAGAAACCAGCAGTTCCATCAGTAATATTTAGACACTACTGCAGTTCTTTAAGTTTTGAGAAATTTCATCAATTTTGGATACAAAAGCAAAACTCCCCATACAGTAAGAAATGTAAAATTACAAGTCTAATCTCATCAGGCACAAAACTGAAGTTTCCCTGAGAAGATGTAATTACAAACTAGTGTATAAACTTCATATCACAATATCAGGGTGCTTTAAGAATACAAAAGATTTGAATTCTTTGATACTCCATGCTGAAGACAAAATTTTCAGGAGGATTAAGAATTACATGTAACAGAACTGCAGCAAACAGATCTAAGTAAAATGATAACAGCTGGCTTTGCATATCCCCTTTTGCATAGCTTTTAGATAACTTCTAATGTTATATTCCTGAGATATTTTAGTATTCAGTATGAAGTGCAGTCCAGCTGCTTTGTACCCCACCCCTTCATCTTTCTCTTCCAGTTAGCATTCATTacattcatggaaaaaaaaatttgagaatAACCATGAACAACATGCATTTTCTATGCCTTAAAACAGTTTAGCCAAAGAAAGACCATTAATTATACCTTCTAGATAATAAATATTCCAAATAGTTGGCTTTCTTGCTGATTTTGTACCTAAAGCTCCAAACTTCAGTGTGCCACAAGGCATACTCAAGACATGTTTTCTCCCTCTCGTCCATGGACAAGGCAGGGCATGAGCAGCACTAGACCAACATGGTGAGAGTCCTTATACCCATTATCAGCATCACCACAACTGCTGTAAAACGTTAAAGTATGTAGCAGTAGAGTATCTGTACTTATGTTTCCCAACAGAAGCACACAACTCAGTTCTTTTGCAGATACAGGGCTTTGTGTCGCAAATACTCTTCCAAGCATTTCACTGCAAAAGGGTCGACATCAGTGTCAAACTTATTAGCAAATAAGTGGTGGTTCCGTAGCATCCAGTTCAAGTCTCCTACtccaaaaacacacacagagcgaATGTGAACTCCACTGCATGGTGGGTAGGGTGCACCTTTGGACACATCACCTTCAAAGTACTGCCACTTGACAAACCTGGCCAGGGCATTCATGTCAGAAACGTCGTACTTGTCACTGGAAGAGAACGCGCCTGGGACTTCAGGGATTCTCTGAATTGTTGCCCACAGGTACTCATCTGGGCTGTAAGTATCTTTTGCCCACTCAATGAACTTAagtattttgctgttttctagTACATATTCTACAAAGCTCCTGCTAACTACAAAATAGGCACTGCCAGAAAAAACTGGAGTACTGAGAGGTGGTAGTTGTTTGTCTATGCCTGTGTTCTTTATTTTACCATCAATAATCTCATGGTGTTTCTTCCACCTTACTTCTTTATAAACAggcattttttctgtttccaagcTGTTTTCACCCTTAAGGGCTTTTAATTTCTCTACTATTTCCTTGTTGGTCTTTATAGGAAAGTCCATACCACATAGGTTTATTAGGTATTTCCAGTTTGAACTTCTTCTATGGAGATCTTTCATGCAGTTAATGTCTGCCTGCACTCTGCTCCACGAAGCATATACCACACTCTCTAACTGGCTGGAAATAAAGACATTATCAAAACATGAGACTATTCCCttcacagcagcaaaaaagGATTCTGGAGACTTTTTGTCTACATGAATGCAGTAAAAATTCTGTGGAGCATAGATTGATCTTAGAAGTCTATCAAGCATCTCAATTTTGTGATAAACCACTATTGAGTAAGCAATTGGAAATTCTGCTTCTTCGTTACTGAGAGGTTCCATAATGTATTTCCTAGTCTTGGTGAAGGAGGCACAGTCTGCAGTCATGTTAATATAATCATCTGTTGTTAGTCTGGGGCGCTTCTTAAATGACACTGATAATGCCTCAAGCTGTACCTTTTGTATTTCTTCTATATCCCCCTCAATAATCTTGGTGCAGTTAACATCGCTAATAGGATCTTCTTTTGTTAGCTCCAGATGTCTCCGGTTTAGGAAGTCTTCTTTCTGGTTAActttcaaaactgaaattattacTAAAATGAGAGTTAGACCCAAGAAAAGCCTGAAGCGTGAGTTGTAACAAAACCGTAATTTCCTCTTCAGCATTTCAAATACCAGGTAGCTTTGCAGGGCTAAAAAAAATGTCCTCTTCTCTCTTCATATGAGCTTCAacagcttcagaaaaaaaattttgtttctcaGGAATTTGGCAAGTTTTTCagggaaatggaaggaaaaatcctaaaccAAAATGGAATATGATGGTCATTGTTAGACTAAaaggtttcttaaaaaaattagtgaTTAATAATTACACTTTTATTTAATGACAGTAGAAAGCTGAATAGTTCAGCCAAAAATATtctgttgaaaaataaaaattaatgaataaattttttatagaaaaaCACTGGGAGAAGCATACAGTTTTCATGAAACTTCCACAGTACTAATACTAAAAACTGAAGTTCAGTAAGAAAACAGAGCTGATTCAtctgcatttaaaacaaaattgaagTCAGATACACTACTGAGaagcaaatatttcttcttaatTCGTGCTTTAGAGCTTGACAAGAATGTTTAATACCCACTTCAGGGTTGACATAGATTTCTTTATCATTAAGACTTACCACTCACTTCCTGGATGGCAGTCATGCTTTAGTTCTCACTGGCAAAGAAGTCCCTGCAGCCTTTTGAGATCTTTATGTGAGACAGTCTCTTCAACATCCTTCATATGAGCTTAGAAATACCACCAAGGAAGAGCTGATGAGAAgggtgagggaaaaaaagttactACAGCAAGGCACCTGAGTTTTCAGAGTTGTGAGAAAAACTGTTACTGAATTGCTGAAATAGGTTTATAAGGTAAAAGGCAATACTTATGACCTGTATCTCAAGCTGATTTGTATCAAGTCACTGCAAGTGCACTAATCTAAGTGCACAGCAGTATTGCATTACCATCATTTAAACACAATTGTTTATAATATTCAGCAATTACTTTTATGTGGAGGCATGCTGCAATGCTGGATTGCAACAAGATTTCTagccaattttattttctactttacTGCACAAGCACTagataatttttgtttgttagttCTGTTACTCTTGAAgtacctttttttctgtttcagtacCATGTGAACAGAATCACTGCAGTTGTGCAGCAGCTACAGCTGTAGCTGTTGAGAAAGCTGCACTCTAGAACTGTATCACAGaactctgtcttttttttcttttttttttaagtactatCTCATGCAGGTAAAATGATCAAGAACAGGATATCCTTAAATAACTTACACTGCTACTCAGATGCCATTTCTAATCACAAATTCACTGCCTAATAATTTAGTGCAGGTTTAAATTTCAAACCAGCTTCTAATTGCAAAAGCCCACACAGTTTACAGAAAATGTCTTCCAAAATGTAAATCTGTaagtttataaaatataaagtacTTGAGAGATACAAGGCTTCTTACACTTTTActactttcaaaaaaaaagatagtGCCTCAGAATAACTTTTTTAATAGCTCTAAGAATAACAGCTACTCATAAAAACTGGGAAGAAACTctgtttaagaaaaataagtgtATATTGTGTCCACTGCTCTGTTTTGCCATAGGTTGTTCAGTGTTAAGAATTTCCTTTTCCGCCCTATTTTCTTTAAGCTACCCCAGTATCATTTTAATTGCTAAACTGTGGCTCTTAAGATGCTACTTGCAGATCTCAGGTGCATTTAAGAAACTGAGGCATGGCATAACAGAGTTTTTAATCAGTAATGCTGCCCGGGATGCACTACACATTGGTCCACCACTTTGCCCATGACACTGCAAATTgactgggggaaggagcaggtggGAGGAAGTGTGGAACACTGCACAAGTGTGTAGCACAGCTATGAGAATCAGGAAGTACTATAgtcaaatattttgtatttcaagcCAACAGCAGGCAGAGACCACAAACTAGACACAAATTTATCACTAACAACATCATATCACATAGTTTTATTTACTCTGAAGTGTACTTAGTTTTCAGAATTACAACTGTAAGTACTCCATCCTgcatttctaatttattttaaggaagGCAGACATTTGTTCAAAGAGTATTTTTCATgtacagtgaaataaaattggaagaaaatttaaaacttaaaactTAAGGGAAGTAGCCCAGTAAGCTAGCATGCAATTACAGCAGAAAGCACAGAGAGGGAAATTTTAACAATGAGGTCTTacacttttaattttaaaaaaaatttaaaggaaaattccaGAATTCTCTTTCAATTTGCACTGTGACATTGAACCCAACAACATAATTTAGAACATGTTTTAATATGCTTTGTAACTTATCACACACTTTTGTACTTGATgtcctgatttttttcactaGTAAATCTAATCCTCCAAAAATAATATTCATTGCATATTAAATTAACGGAGGAAGGAGACTAAATATGTGATAGTGTCCATTGGGTATATAGATTCATAGGATGAAGCATGTGATACTGCTTAACCTTCAATTACTGTATTCTGCCTACAAACTTAAAAATTAAGACTTTTCTAGAACTTAAAGTGTTCTTCAAATACAGTTATATTTGTGATACTTTAGCTGATGGACATTGGAATCCTTTCTTTAGGCTGTTGGCACTATTATTTTATCCTATTCTTAGTTTTTTATAGGAGCACTAGCATTGAGAAATAACACATACTCAAGAAGATTACCAACCCATCACTGTTCCAGTGGAGGGAGATGATCTTGATTGAAACTGACCATGGCAGTCTTCACCTTCTAGAATAAAGCTTGCTAAGtttttcctgctcccattttAGAATACAACTTAGTTGAGTGTAGGATAAAGAATCCCATTCAGAAAGACCTTGTATACCCAGCTGGGTGCAATTCCTCTATTGTTCAGAGCTCAGAATAATCAGAGCCGGCATTTTCATTATACCAAAATGAGAGATCTGCAAACATTTACACATTAACATGGCTCTTATCTTtatgtggaatttttttccctgtaaatttCTCTCACTGGCATGTTTCTTCCTCAGGCCAATTTTAACAGTAAGTTACTATTTGTTTTGC
This window encodes:
- the GCNT1 gene encoding beta-1,3-galactosyl-O-glycosyl-glycoprotein beta-1,6-N-acetylglucosaminyltransferase; this translates as MLKRKLRFCYNSRFRLFLGLTLILVIISVLKVNQKEDFLNRRHLELTKEDPISDVNCTKIIEGDIEEIQKVQLEALSVSFKKRPRLTTDDYINMTADCASFTKTRKYIMEPLSNEEAEFPIAYSIVVYHKIEMLDRLLRSIYAPQNFYCIHVDKKSPESFFAAVKGIVSCFDNVFISSQLESVVYASWSRVQADINCMKDLHRRSSNWKYLINLCGMDFPIKTNKEIVEKLKALKGENSLETEKMPVYKEVRWKKHHEIIDGKIKNTGIDKQLPPLSTPVFSGSAYFVVSRSFVEYVLENSKILKFIEWAKDTYSPDEYLWATIQRIPEVPGAFSSSDKYDVSDMNALARFVKWQYFEGDVSKGAPYPPCSGVHIRSVCVFGVGDLNWMLRNHHLFANKFDTDVDPFAVKCLEEYLRHKALYLQKN